One genomic segment of Fundulus heteroclitus isolate FHET01 chromosome 10, MU-UCD_Fhet_4.1, whole genome shotgun sequence includes these proteins:
- the mmp21 gene encoding matrix metallopeptidase-21: MLTVIQLIFIVFLTNSNHAEKLFHNRDHSDVQIPKSHQAPVITDEYEAKLFLSRYGFIKPANWEEIQMKESDISFSNDFLDDIQATIQEGTSVLHSRDRPKTGHGEVHKSETDNQAFVSALKEFQTISGLPVTGAFDDATKEAMNKPRCGVPDKETDPNPSIAPESIGDLELENSWDEGFNETDSNNTDSGIIGSSSNSSEDLTFDFNDTESVLLSSSNDSSNNNSVGSPTGNSSWNSSQSQLARRRKRHLAVLMSKRRQKRDLTAAGYMAFSKDVLRWRLIGEGYSSQLTIEEQRYIFRLAFRMWSEVSPLEFVEDTWSPLEDVDIKLGFGTGRHLGCNQKFDGTGQEFAHAWFLGDIHFDDDEHFTGPSSHSGISLLKVAVHEIGHVLGLPHIYRPGSIMQPSYLPHESSFEMDWMDRKAIQNLYGGCKGQFSTVFDWIRKERTPAGEVVIRFNTYFMRDGWYWLYENRNNRTRYGDPVALQIGWHGIPSDGVDAYVHVWSRKRDAVYFFKGLQFWRYDNENDQVFKQDSDGRQYPKLISEGFPGVPGPVDTAFYDRRDSHIYFFRRTQVYAFSVETNSLARGFPKHIRDVFPPVESGDHPDGGIDAAYFSYSHSALFLLKGTRFWRVVGSRERWRRPFLPRNGLMPHKEVDQQWFDICDVHPTALKLSR, from the exons ATGCTGACTGTTATCCAGCTGATTTTTATAGTCTTTCTGACAAACTCAAACCATGCTGAGAAACTTTTCCATAACCGGGATCATTCTGACGTGCAAATTCCTAAATCTCACCAAGCTCCTGTCATAACAGACGAATATGAGGCAAag TTATTTCTCTCTAGATATGGATTTATCAAACCTGCCAACTGGGAGGAGATCCAGATGAAAGAGTCTGACATTTCCTTCAGCAATGACTTCTTGGATGACATTCAAGCCACAATCCAAGAAGGAACCTCAGTGCTTCATTCAAGGGACAGACCTAAAACTGGTCATGGAGAGGTTCACAAAAGCGAAACTGACAATCAAGCCTTTGTTTCCGCTCTTAAAGAGTTTCAGACGATATCTGGGCTGCCTGTTACAGGAGCGTTTGATGATGCCACCAAGGAGGCGATGAACAAACCAAGGTGTGGGGTCCCTGACAAGGAGACAGACCCAAACCCCAGCATAGCACCTGAGAGCATTGGTGACCTAGAGTTAGAAAACAGCTGGGATGAAGGTTTTAATGAGACTGACAGCAACAACACAGACAGCGGCATAATCGGCAGCTCTTCAAACTCTTCTGAAGATCTCACATTCGATTTTAACGATACAGAAAGCGTTCTCCTGAGTAGTTCAAACGATTCAAGCAATAATAACAGTGTGGGTAGCCCGACGGGAaacagcagctggaactcaAGCCAGAGCCAACTGGCGAGACGCAGAAAGCGTCACCTTGCCGTTCTCATGTccaaaagaagacaaaaaagggATTTGACAGCAGCGGGTTACATGGCTTTTTCCAAGGATGTTCTGCGATGGCGGTTAATCGGTGAAGGCTACAGCAGCCAGCTGACCATTGAGGAGCAGAGGTACATCTTCAGGCTGGCCTTCAGGATGTGGAGTGAGGTGTCTCCGCTTGAATTTGTTGAAGACACCTGGTCGCCATTGGAGGATGTTGATATCAAGCTGGGCTTCGGTACAG GAAGACACCTGGGATGCAATCAAAAGTTTGACGGCACTGGTCAGGAGTTCGCTCACGCCTGGTTCCTGGGAGATATCCattttgatgatgatgaacATTTCACTGGTCCCAGTTCCCACTCTGGAATCAGCCTCCTTAAA GTAGCAGTTCATGAGATTGGCCATGTTTTGGGGCTACCTCATATCTACAGACCAGGATCCATAATGCAGCCCAGCTATCTGCCCCATGAATCCAGCTTTGAGATGGACTGGATGGACAGGAAGGCTATTCAGAATCTATATG GTGGCTGTAAAGGTCAGTTCAGCACCGTGTTTGACTGGATCAGAAAAGAGAGGACGCCTGCCGGTGAGGTAGTAATCCGCTTCAACACGTACTTCATGAGGGACGGCTGGTACTGGCTGTACGAGAACCGAAACAACAGAACGCGTTACGGGGACCCAGTGGCCCTGCAGATCGGCTGGCACGGGATCCCTAGCGATGGAGTAGACGCTTACGTACACGTTTGGTCCAGAAAAAGAGATGCCGTTTATTTCTTCAAAG GTTTGCAGTTCTGGAGATACGACAATGAGAACGACCAGGTCTTCAAACAGGACTCTGACGGTCGCCAGTATCCGAAGCTAATTTCTGAGGGTTTCCCAGGGGTTCCCGGTCCTGTTGACACAGCCTTTTATGACAGGAGAGATTCCCACATCTACTTCTTCAGAAGAACACAA GTGTATGCGTTCAGCGTGGAAACAAACAGCTTGGCGAGAGGCTTCCCCAAACACATCCGAGATGTTTTCCCACCAGTGGAGAGCGGAGACCATCCAGATGGCGGCATCGACGCCGCCTACTTCTCCTACTCCCACAGCGCCCTCTTTCTGCTCAAGGGCACGCGCTTCTGGCGAGTGGTGGGCAGCCGCGAACGCTGGCGCCGGCCCTTTCTGCCGCGAAATGGCCTGATGCCACACAAGGAGGTGGATCAGCAGTGGTTCGACATCTGCGACGTTCATCCCACCGCGCTCAAACTGAGCCgctga